In Poecile atricapillus isolate bPoeAtr1 chromosome 9, bPoeAtr1.hap1, whole genome shotgun sequence, the following are encoded in one genomic region:
- the BRPF1 gene encoding peregrin isoform X3: protein MGVDFDVKTFCHNLRATKPPYECPVGTCRKIYKSYSGIEYHLYHYDHDNPPLPQHTPLRKHKKKGRQARAANKQSPSPSETSQSPGREVMTYAQAQRMVEVDLHGRVHRISIFDNLDVVSEDEDVPEEVPENGSNKENTETQSVPPKSGKHKNKEKRKDSNHHHHNASASTTPKLPEVVYRELEQDTPDAPPRPTSYYRYIEKSAEELDEEVEYDMDEEDYIWLDIMNERRKNEGVSPIPQEIFEYLMDRLEKESYFESHNKGDPNALVDEDAVCCICNDGECQNSNVILFCDMCNLAVHQECYGVPYIPEGQWLCRRCLQSPSRAVDCALCPNKGGAFKQTDDGRWAHVVCALWIPEVCFANTVFLEPIDSIEHIPPARWKLTCYICKQRGSGACIQCHKANCYTAFHVTCAQQAGLYMKMEPVRETGANGTSFSVRKTAYCDIHTPPGSVRRLPALSHSEGEEEDEEEEEEGKGWSSEKVKKAKAKSRIKMKKARKILAEKRAAAPVVSVPCIPPHRLSKITNRLTIQRKSQFMQRLHSYWTLKRQSRNGVPLLRRLQTHLQSQRNCDQRDTEDKNWALKEQLKSWQRLRHDLERARLLVELIRKREKLKRETIKVQQVALEMQLTPFLILLRKTLEQLQEKDTGNIFSEPVPLSEVPDYLDHIKKPMDFQTMKQNLEAYRYLNFDDFEEDFNLIINNCLKYNAKDTIFYRAAIRLREQGGAVLRQARRQAEKMGIDFETGMHFPHCVTVEEAQIQDIEDEDVRLLLSENQKHLPLEEQLKILLERLDEVNAGKQSIGRSRRAKMIKKEITVLRRKLAHPRDLGRDGLERHSSSARGVLQSHNPCEKDLQTDSAAEESSSQETGKGLGPNSSSTPAHEVGRRTSVLFSKKNPKTAGPPKRPGRPPKNRDSQITPGHGSSPIGPPQLPIMGSSQRQRKRGRSPRPSSSSDSDSDKSTEDATMDLPANGFSSGNQPVKKSFLVYRNDCNLPRSSSDSESSSSSSSSAASDRTSTTPSKQGRGKPSFSRVNFPEDSSEDTSGTENESYSVGTGRGVGHGMVRKGMGRGTGWLSEDEDSSLDALDLVWAKCRGYPSYPALIIDPKMPREGMFHHGVPIPVPPLEVLKLGEQMTQEAREHLYLVLFFDNKRTWQWLPRTKLVPLGVNQDLDKEKMLEGRKSNIRKSVQIAYHRAMQHRNKVQGEQSSDSSESD, encoded by the exons aTGGGTGTAGACTTCGACGTGAAGACCTTCTGCCACAACCTGCGGGCCACCAAGCCGCCCTACGAGTGCCCGGTGGGCACCTGCCGCAAGATCTACAAGAGCTACAGCGGGATCGAGTACCACCTGTACCACTATGACCACGACAACCcgcccctgccccagcacaccCCCCTGCGCAAGCACAAGAAGAAGGGGCGCCAGGCCCGTGCCGCCAACAAGCAGTCGCCCAGCCCCTCCGAGACCTCCCAGTCGCCCGGCCGAGAGGTGATGACCTACGCCCAGGCCCAGCGCATGGTGGAGGTGGACCTGCATGGCCGCGTCCACCGCATCAGCATCTTCGATAATCTCGACGTGGTGTCCGAGGACGAGGATGTTCCCGAGGAGGTGCCCGAGAATGGGAGCAATAAGGAGAACACGGAGACGCAGAGCGTCCCGCCCAAATCTGGGAAGCACAAGAACAAGGAGAAGCGCAAGGACTCCAACCACCATCACCACAACGCCTCGGCCAGCACTACCCCCAAGCTGCCCGAGGTGGTGTACcgagagctggagcaggacacCCCTGACGCCCCGCCTCGTCCCACCTCGTACTACAG GTACATTGAGAAGTCGGCAGAGGAGCTGGATGAGGAAGTGGAGTACGACATGGATGAGGAGGATTACATCTGGCTGGACATCATGAATGAGAGGCGGAAGAATGAAGGTGTGAGTCCTATTCCCCAGGAGATCTTTGAGTACCTGATGGACCGGCTAGAGAAGGAGTCCTACTTCGAGAGCCACAACAAGGGGGACCCAAACGCCTTGGTGGATGAGGATGCAGTCTGCTGCATCTGCAACGACGGGGAGTGTCAGAACAGCAATGTCATCCTCTTCTGCGACATGTGCAACCTGGCTGTGCACCAGGAGTGCTATGGGGTGCCCTACATCCCTGAGGGACAGTGGCTCTGCAGACGGTGCCTGCAGTCACCTTCACGCGCTGTGGACTGCGCCCTCTGCCCAAACAAGGGGGGGGCCTTCAAGCAGACGGACGATGGGCGCTGGGCGCATGTGGTCTGTGCCCTCTGGATCCCGGAGGTGTGCTTTGCCAACACCGTCTTCCTGGAGCCCATCGACAGCATTGAGCACATCCCACCTGCACGCTGGAAGCTGACCTGTTACATTTGCAAGCAGCGTGGCTCTGGGGCTTGCATCCAGTGTCACAAAGCCAATTGCTACACTGCCTTCCATGTCACCTGTGCCCAGCAGGCCGGGCTGTACATGAAGATGGAGCCCGTCCGAGAGACGGGTGCTAACGGTACCTCCTTCAGTGTGCGCAAAACTGCCTACTGCGACATCCACACGCCACCAGGTTCTGTGCGCAGGCTTCCTGCCCTCTCCCACAGtgagggggaagaggaggatgaggaggaagaggaggaggggaagggctggagTTCTGAGAAAGTCAAAAAAGCAAAGGCCAAGTCTAGGATCAAGATGAAGAAGGCACGGAAGATCCTGGCGGAGAAACGAGCTGCAGCACCTGTGGTTTCCGTGCCCTGCATCCCTCCCCACAG GCTCAGTAAGATTACAAACCGTTTAACCATCCAGAGGAAGAGCCAGTTCATGCAGAGGCTGCATAGCTACTGGACTCTGAAGAGACAGTCCCGCAATGGTGTCCCCCTGCTCCGCCGCCTTCAGACACACTTGCAGTCACAGAGAAATTGCGACCAG AGAGACACTGAGGATAAGAACTGGGCCCTGAAGGAACAGCTGAAGTCATGGCAGCGCCTGCGCCATGACCTCGAGCGTGCGCGCTTGCTGGTGGAGCTGATACGCAAGCGGGAGAAGCTCAAGAGAGAGACG ATCAAAGTGCAGCAGGTGGCATTGGAAATGCAACTGAcccccttcctcatcctcctccgCAAGACActtgagcagctgcaggagaaagaCACGGGAAACATCTTCAGTGAGCCGGTCCCTCTGTCTGAG GTCCCAGACTACCTGGATCACATCAAGAAGCCAATGGATTTTCAGACAATGAAACAAAATCTAGAAGCCTATCGCTATCTGAATTTTGATGACTTTGAGGAGGATTTCAACCTGATTATTAACAACTGTTTGAAATACAATGCCAAAGACACAATCTTCTACCGGGCAGCCATCCGTCTGCGGGAGCAGGGAGGTGCTGTGCTCCGGCAGGCTCGCCGGCAGGCAGAGAAGATGGGCATTGACTTTGAGACAGGCATGCACTTCCCCCACTGTGTAACAGTGGAAGAGGCTCAGATCCAAGACATTGAGGATG AAGACGTGCGGCTGCTGCTCTCGGAGAATCAGAAGCACCTGCCCTTGGAGGAGCAGCTAAAGATCCTGCTGGAGCGGCTGGATGAGGTCAATGCTGGCAAGCAGAGCATAGGACGGTCCCGTCGGGCCAAGATGATCAAGAAGGAGATCACAGTCCTACGGCGGAAGCTCGCACACCCGCGGGACCTGGGCCGGGATGGTCTGGAGCGTCACAGCTCTTCTGCCAGGGGAGTCCTGCAGTCCCACAACCCCTGTGAGAAGGACCTGCAGACAGACAGTGCtgcagaggagagcagcagccaggagacTGGCAAAG GTTTGGGTCCTAATTCTTCTTCTACTCCAGCACATGAAGTTGGCAGGAGGACCTCTGTGCTCTTCTCCAAGAAGAACCCTAAAACTGCAGGCCCTCCAAAACGTCCAGGACGCCCCCCGAAGAATCGAGACAGCCAGATCACTCCTGGGCATGGGAGCAGCCCCATTGGGCCCCCTCAGCTGCCAATAATGGGGTCCTCCCAGCGACAGAGGAAGAGAGGGCGAAGCCCAcgccccagctccagctcggATAGTGACAGTGACAAGTCCACAGAGGACGCTACCATGG ACCTGCCAGCCAACGGTTTCAGCAGTGGGAATCAGCCTGTGAAGAAGAGCTTCCTGGTGTACCGCAATGATTGCAATCTTCCCCGGAGCAGCTCCGACTCGgagtccagcagcagcagcagcagcagcgctgcTTCAGACCGCACGAG CACAACGCCCTCCaagcagggcagagggaaaCCCTCCTTCTCCCGAGTGAACTTCCCAGAGGACAGCAGTGAGGACACATCAGGGACGGAGAACGAGTCCTACTCCGTGGGCACGGGACGAGGTGTGGGGCACGGCA TGGTGCGTAAGGGCATGGGGCGTGGCACAGGGTGGCTGTCTGAGGATGAGGATTCTTCCCTGGATGCCCTGGACCTGGTGTGGGCTAAGTGCCGGGGTTACCCCTCCTACCCGGCGTTG ATCATTGATCCCAAGATGCCGCGGGAAGGCATGTTCCAccatggtgtccccatccccgtgcCCCCCTTGGAGGTGCTGAAGCTGGGGGAGCAGATGACTCAGGAAGCACGCGAGCACCTCTACCTTGTCCTCTTCTTTGACAACAAGCGCACTTG GCAGTGGTTGCCCCGGACAAAGCTGGTGCCTCTGGGAGTGAACCAGGACCTGGACAAAGAGAAGATGCTGGAGGGCCGCAAGTCCAACATCCGCAAGTCGGTGCAGATCGCCTACCACCGCGCCATGCAGCACCGCAACAAGGTGCAGGGCGAGCAGAGCAGCGACTCCAGCGAGAGCGACTGA
- the BRPF1 gene encoding peregrin isoform X4 — MGVDFDVKTFCHNLRATKPPYECPVGTCRKIYKSYSGIEYHLYHYDHDNPPLPQHTPLRKHKKKGRQARAANKQSPSPSETSQSPGREVMTYAQAQRMVEVDLHGRVHRISIFDNLDVVSEDEDVPEEVPENGSNKENTETQSVPPKSGKHKNKEKRKDSNHHHHNASASTTPKLPEVVYRELEQDTPDAPPRPTSYYRYIEKSAEELDEEVEYDMDEEDYIWLDIMNERRKNEGVSPIPQEIFEYLMDRLEKESYFESHNKGDPNALVDEDAVCCICNDGECQNSNVILFCDMCNLAVHQECYGVPYIPEGQWLCRRCLQSPSRAVDCALCPNKGGAFKQTDDGRWAHVVCALWIPEVCFANTVFLEPIDSIEHIPPARWKLTCYICKQRGSGACIQCHKANCYTAFHVTCAQQAGLYMKMEPVRETGANGTSFSVRKTAYCDIHTPPGSVRRLPALSHSEGEEEDEEEEEEGKGWSSEKVKKAKAKSRIKMKKARKILAEKRAAAPVVSVPCIPPHRLSKITNRLTIQRKSQFMQRLHSYWTLKRQSRNGVPLLRRLQTHLQSQRNCDQRDTEDKNWALKEQLKSWQRLRHDLERARLLVELIRKREKLKRETIKVQQVALEMQLTPFLILLRKTLEQLQEKDTGNIFSEPVPLSEVPDYLDHIKKPMDFQTMKQNLEAYRYLNFDDFEEDFNLIINNCLKYNAKDTIFYRAAIRLREQGGAVLRQARRQAEKMGIDFETGMHFPHCVTVEEAQIQDIEDDVRLLLSENQKHLPLEEQLKILLERLDEVNAGKQSIGRSRRAKMIKKEITVLRRKLAHPRDLGRDGLERHSSSARGVLQSHNPCEKDLQTDSAAEESSSQETGKGLGPNSSSTPAHEVGRRTSVLFSKKNPKTAGPPKRPGRPPKNRDSQITPGHGSSPIGPPQLPIMGSSQRQRKRGRSPRPSSSSDSDSDKSTEDATMDLPANGFSSGNQPVKKSFLVYRNDCNLPRSSSDSESSSSSSSSAASDRTSTTPSKQGRGKPSFSRVNFPEDSSEDTSGTENESYSVGTGRGVGHGMVRKGMGRGTGWLSEDEDSSLDALDLVWAKCRGYPSYPALIIDPKMPREGMFHHGVPIPVPPLEVLKLGEQMTQEAREHLYLVLFFDNKRTWQWLPRTKLVPLGVNQDLDKEKMLEGRKSNIRKSVQIAYHRAMQHRNKVQGEQSSDSSESD; from the exons aTGGGTGTAGACTTCGACGTGAAGACCTTCTGCCACAACCTGCGGGCCACCAAGCCGCCCTACGAGTGCCCGGTGGGCACCTGCCGCAAGATCTACAAGAGCTACAGCGGGATCGAGTACCACCTGTACCACTATGACCACGACAACCcgcccctgccccagcacaccCCCCTGCGCAAGCACAAGAAGAAGGGGCGCCAGGCCCGTGCCGCCAACAAGCAGTCGCCCAGCCCCTCCGAGACCTCCCAGTCGCCCGGCCGAGAGGTGATGACCTACGCCCAGGCCCAGCGCATGGTGGAGGTGGACCTGCATGGCCGCGTCCACCGCATCAGCATCTTCGATAATCTCGACGTGGTGTCCGAGGACGAGGATGTTCCCGAGGAGGTGCCCGAGAATGGGAGCAATAAGGAGAACACGGAGACGCAGAGCGTCCCGCCCAAATCTGGGAAGCACAAGAACAAGGAGAAGCGCAAGGACTCCAACCACCATCACCACAACGCCTCGGCCAGCACTACCCCCAAGCTGCCCGAGGTGGTGTACcgagagctggagcaggacacCCCTGACGCCCCGCCTCGTCCCACCTCGTACTACAG GTACATTGAGAAGTCGGCAGAGGAGCTGGATGAGGAAGTGGAGTACGACATGGATGAGGAGGATTACATCTGGCTGGACATCATGAATGAGAGGCGGAAGAATGAAGGTGTGAGTCCTATTCCCCAGGAGATCTTTGAGTACCTGATGGACCGGCTAGAGAAGGAGTCCTACTTCGAGAGCCACAACAAGGGGGACCCAAACGCCTTGGTGGATGAGGATGCAGTCTGCTGCATCTGCAACGACGGGGAGTGTCAGAACAGCAATGTCATCCTCTTCTGCGACATGTGCAACCTGGCTGTGCACCAGGAGTGCTATGGGGTGCCCTACATCCCTGAGGGACAGTGGCTCTGCAGACGGTGCCTGCAGTCACCTTCACGCGCTGTGGACTGCGCCCTCTGCCCAAACAAGGGGGGGGCCTTCAAGCAGACGGACGATGGGCGCTGGGCGCATGTGGTCTGTGCCCTCTGGATCCCGGAGGTGTGCTTTGCCAACACCGTCTTCCTGGAGCCCATCGACAGCATTGAGCACATCCCACCTGCACGCTGGAAGCTGACCTGTTACATTTGCAAGCAGCGTGGCTCTGGGGCTTGCATCCAGTGTCACAAAGCCAATTGCTACACTGCCTTCCATGTCACCTGTGCCCAGCAGGCCGGGCTGTACATGAAGATGGAGCCCGTCCGAGAGACGGGTGCTAACGGTACCTCCTTCAGTGTGCGCAAAACTGCCTACTGCGACATCCACACGCCACCAGGTTCTGTGCGCAGGCTTCCTGCCCTCTCCCACAGtgagggggaagaggaggatgaggaggaagaggaggaggggaagggctggagTTCTGAGAAAGTCAAAAAAGCAAAGGCCAAGTCTAGGATCAAGATGAAGAAGGCACGGAAGATCCTGGCGGAGAAACGAGCTGCAGCACCTGTGGTTTCCGTGCCCTGCATCCCTCCCCACAG GCTCAGTAAGATTACAAACCGTTTAACCATCCAGAGGAAGAGCCAGTTCATGCAGAGGCTGCATAGCTACTGGACTCTGAAGAGACAGTCCCGCAATGGTGTCCCCCTGCTCCGCCGCCTTCAGACACACTTGCAGTCACAGAGAAATTGCGACCAG AGAGACACTGAGGATAAGAACTGGGCCCTGAAGGAACAGCTGAAGTCATGGCAGCGCCTGCGCCATGACCTCGAGCGTGCGCGCTTGCTGGTGGAGCTGATACGCAAGCGGGAGAAGCTCAAGAGAGAGACG ATCAAAGTGCAGCAGGTGGCATTGGAAATGCAACTGAcccccttcctcatcctcctccgCAAGACActtgagcagctgcaggagaaagaCACGGGAAACATCTTCAGTGAGCCGGTCCCTCTGTCTGAG GTCCCAGACTACCTGGATCACATCAAGAAGCCAATGGATTTTCAGACAATGAAACAAAATCTAGAAGCCTATCGCTATCTGAATTTTGATGACTTTGAGGAGGATTTCAACCTGATTATTAACAACTGTTTGAAATACAATGCCAAAGACACAATCTTCTACCGGGCAGCCATCCGTCTGCGGGAGCAGGGAGGTGCTGTGCTCCGGCAGGCTCGCCGGCAGGCAGAGAAGATGGGCATTGACTTTGAGACAGGCATGCACTTCCCCCACTGTGTAACAGTGGAAGAGGCTCAGATCCAAGACATTGAGGATG ACGTGCGGCTGCTGCTCTCGGAGAATCAGAAGCACCTGCCCTTGGAGGAGCAGCTAAAGATCCTGCTGGAGCGGCTGGATGAGGTCAATGCTGGCAAGCAGAGCATAGGACGGTCCCGTCGGGCCAAGATGATCAAGAAGGAGATCACAGTCCTACGGCGGAAGCTCGCACACCCGCGGGACCTGGGCCGGGATGGTCTGGAGCGTCACAGCTCTTCTGCCAGGGGAGTCCTGCAGTCCCACAACCCCTGTGAGAAGGACCTGCAGACAGACAGTGCtgcagaggagagcagcagccaggagacTGGCAAAG GTTTGGGTCCTAATTCTTCTTCTACTCCAGCACATGAAGTTGGCAGGAGGACCTCTGTGCTCTTCTCCAAGAAGAACCCTAAAACTGCAGGCCCTCCAAAACGTCCAGGACGCCCCCCGAAGAATCGAGACAGCCAGATCACTCCTGGGCATGGGAGCAGCCCCATTGGGCCCCCTCAGCTGCCAATAATGGGGTCCTCCCAGCGACAGAGGAAGAGAGGGCGAAGCCCAcgccccagctccagctcggATAGTGACAGTGACAAGTCCACAGAGGACGCTACCATGG ACCTGCCAGCCAACGGTTTCAGCAGTGGGAATCAGCCTGTGAAGAAGAGCTTCCTGGTGTACCGCAATGATTGCAATCTTCCCCGGAGCAGCTCCGACTCGgagtccagcagcagcagcagcagcagcgctgcTTCAGACCGCACGAG CACAACGCCCTCCaagcagggcagagggaaaCCCTCCTTCTCCCGAGTGAACTTCCCAGAGGACAGCAGTGAGGACACATCAGGGACGGAGAACGAGTCCTACTCCGTGGGCACGGGACGAGGTGTGGGGCACGGCA TGGTGCGTAAGGGCATGGGGCGTGGCACAGGGTGGCTGTCTGAGGATGAGGATTCTTCCCTGGATGCCCTGGACCTGGTGTGGGCTAAGTGCCGGGGTTACCCCTCCTACCCGGCGTTG ATCATTGATCCCAAGATGCCGCGGGAAGGCATGTTCCAccatggtgtccccatccccgtgcCCCCCTTGGAGGTGCTGAAGCTGGGGGAGCAGATGACTCAGGAAGCACGCGAGCACCTCTACCTTGTCCTCTTCTTTGACAACAAGCGCACTTG GCAGTGGTTGCCCCGGACAAAGCTGGTGCCTCTGGGAGTGAACCAGGACCTGGACAAAGAGAAGATGCTGGAGGGCCGCAAGTCCAACATCCGCAAGTCGGTGCAGATCGCCTACCACCGCGCCATGCAGCACCGCAACAAGGTGCAGGGCGAGCAGAGCAGCGACTCCAGCGAGAGCGACTGA
- the BRPF1 gene encoding peregrin isoform X2, whose protein sequence is MGVDFDVKTFCHNLRATKPPYECPVGTCRKIYKSYSGIEYHLYHYDHDNPPLPQHTPLRKHKKKGRQARAANKQSPSPSETSQSPGREVMTYAQAQRMVEVDLHGRVHRISIFDNLDVVSEDEDVPEEVPENGSNKENTETQSVPPKSGKHKNKEKRKDSNHHHHNASASTTPKLPEVVYRELEQDTPDAPPRPTSYYRYIEKSAEELDEEVEYDMDEEDYIWLDIMNERRKNEGVSPIPQEIFEYLMDRLEKESYFESHNKGDPNALVDEDAVCCICNDGECQNSNVILFCDMCNLAVHQECYGVPYIPEGQWLCRRCLQSPSRAVDCALCPNKGGAFKQTDDGRWAHVVCALWIPEVCFANTVFLEPIDSIEHIPPARWKLTCYICKQRGSGACIQCHKANCYTAFHVTCAQQAGLYMKMEPVRETGANGTSFSVRKTAYCDIHTPPGSVRRLPALSHSEGEEEDEEEEEEGKGWSSEKVKKAKAKSRIKMKKARKILAEKRAAAPVVSVPCIPPHRLSKITNRLTIQRKSQFMQRLHSYWTLKRQSRNGVPLLRRLQTHLQSQRNCDQRDTEDKNWALKEQLKSWQRLRHDLERARLLVELIRKREKLKRETIKVQQVALEMQLTPFLILLRKTLEQLQEKDTGNIFSEPVPLSEVPDYLDHIKKPMDFQTMKQNLEAYRYLNFDDFEEDFNLIINNCLKYNAKDTIFYRAAIRLREQGGAVLRQARRQAEKMGIDFETGMHFPHCVTVEEAQIQDIEDEDVRLLLSENQKHLPLEEQLKILLERLDEVNAGKQSIGRSRRAKMIKKEITVLRRKLAHPRDLGRDGLERHSSSARGVLQSHNPCEKDLQTDSAAEESSSQETGKGLGPNSSSTPAHEVGRRTSVLFSKKNPKTAGPPKRPGRPPKNRDSQITPGHGSSPIGPPQLPIMGSSQRQRKRGRSPRPSSSSDSDSDKSTEDATMDLPANGFSSGNQPVKKSFLVYRNDCNLPRSSSDSESSSSSSSSAASDRTSTTPSKQGRGKPSFSRVNFPEDSSEDTSGTENESYSVGTGRVVRKGMGRGTGWLSEDEDSSLDALDLVWAKCRGYPSYPALIIDPKMPREGMFHHGVPIPVPPLEVLKLGEQMTQEAREHLYLVLFFDNKRTWWPPALRRQWLPRTKLVPLGVNQDLDKEKMLEGRKSNIRKSVQIAYHRAMQHRNKVQGEQSSDSSESD, encoded by the exons aTGGGTGTAGACTTCGACGTGAAGACCTTCTGCCACAACCTGCGGGCCACCAAGCCGCCCTACGAGTGCCCGGTGGGCACCTGCCGCAAGATCTACAAGAGCTACAGCGGGATCGAGTACCACCTGTACCACTATGACCACGACAACCcgcccctgccccagcacaccCCCCTGCGCAAGCACAAGAAGAAGGGGCGCCAGGCCCGTGCCGCCAACAAGCAGTCGCCCAGCCCCTCCGAGACCTCCCAGTCGCCCGGCCGAGAGGTGATGACCTACGCCCAGGCCCAGCGCATGGTGGAGGTGGACCTGCATGGCCGCGTCCACCGCATCAGCATCTTCGATAATCTCGACGTGGTGTCCGAGGACGAGGATGTTCCCGAGGAGGTGCCCGAGAATGGGAGCAATAAGGAGAACACGGAGACGCAGAGCGTCCCGCCCAAATCTGGGAAGCACAAGAACAAGGAGAAGCGCAAGGACTCCAACCACCATCACCACAACGCCTCGGCCAGCACTACCCCCAAGCTGCCCGAGGTGGTGTACcgagagctggagcaggacacCCCTGACGCCCCGCCTCGTCCCACCTCGTACTACAG GTACATTGAGAAGTCGGCAGAGGAGCTGGATGAGGAAGTGGAGTACGACATGGATGAGGAGGATTACATCTGGCTGGACATCATGAATGAGAGGCGGAAGAATGAAGGTGTGAGTCCTATTCCCCAGGAGATCTTTGAGTACCTGATGGACCGGCTAGAGAAGGAGTCCTACTTCGAGAGCCACAACAAGGGGGACCCAAACGCCTTGGTGGATGAGGATGCAGTCTGCTGCATCTGCAACGACGGGGAGTGTCAGAACAGCAATGTCATCCTCTTCTGCGACATGTGCAACCTGGCTGTGCACCAGGAGTGCTATGGGGTGCCCTACATCCCTGAGGGACAGTGGCTCTGCAGACGGTGCCTGCAGTCACCTTCACGCGCTGTGGACTGCGCCCTCTGCCCAAACAAGGGGGGGGCCTTCAAGCAGACGGACGATGGGCGCTGGGCGCATGTGGTCTGTGCCCTCTGGATCCCGGAGGTGTGCTTTGCCAACACCGTCTTCCTGGAGCCCATCGACAGCATTGAGCACATCCCACCTGCACGCTGGAAGCTGACCTGTTACATTTGCAAGCAGCGTGGCTCTGGGGCTTGCATCCAGTGTCACAAAGCCAATTGCTACACTGCCTTCCATGTCACCTGTGCCCAGCAGGCCGGGCTGTACATGAAGATGGAGCCCGTCCGAGAGACGGGTGCTAACGGTACCTCCTTCAGTGTGCGCAAAACTGCCTACTGCGACATCCACACGCCACCAGGTTCTGTGCGCAGGCTTCCTGCCCTCTCCCACAGtgagggggaagaggaggatgaggaggaagaggaggaggggaagggctggagTTCTGAGAAAGTCAAAAAAGCAAAGGCCAAGTCTAGGATCAAGATGAAGAAGGCACGGAAGATCCTGGCGGAGAAACGAGCTGCAGCACCTGTGGTTTCCGTGCCCTGCATCCCTCCCCACAG GCTCAGTAAGATTACAAACCGTTTAACCATCCAGAGGAAGAGCCAGTTCATGCAGAGGCTGCATAGCTACTGGACTCTGAAGAGACAGTCCCGCAATGGTGTCCCCCTGCTCCGCCGCCTTCAGACACACTTGCAGTCACAGAGAAATTGCGACCAG AGAGACACTGAGGATAAGAACTGGGCCCTGAAGGAACAGCTGAAGTCATGGCAGCGCCTGCGCCATGACCTCGAGCGTGCGCGCTTGCTGGTGGAGCTGATACGCAAGCGGGAGAAGCTCAAGAGAGAGACG ATCAAAGTGCAGCAGGTGGCATTGGAAATGCAACTGAcccccttcctcatcctcctccgCAAGACActtgagcagctgcaggagaaagaCACGGGAAACATCTTCAGTGAGCCGGTCCCTCTGTCTGAG GTCCCAGACTACCTGGATCACATCAAGAAGCCAATGGATTTTCAGACAATGAAACAAAATCTAGAAGCCTATCGCTATCTGAATTTTGATGACTTTGAGGAGGATTTCAACCTGATTATTAACAACTGTTTGAAATACAATGCCAAAGACACAATCTTCTACCGGGCAGCCATCCGTCTGCGGGAGCAGGGAGGTGCTGTGCTCCGGCAGGCTCGCCGGCAGGCAGAGAAGATGGGCATTGACTTTGAGACAGGCATGCACTTCCCCCACTGTGTAACAGTGGAAGAGGCTCAGATCCAAGACATTGAGGATG AAGACGTGCGGCTGCTGCTCTCGGAGAATCAGAAGCACCTGCCCTTGGAGGAGCAGCTAAAGATCCTGCTGGAGCGGCTGGATGAGGTCAATGCTGGCAAGCAGAGCATAGGACGGTCCCGTCGGGCCAAGATGATCAAGAAGGAGATCACAGTCCTACGGCGGAAGCTCGCACACCCGCGGGACCTGGGCCGGGATGGTCTGGAGCGTCACAGCTCTTCTGCCAGGGGAGTCCTGCAGTCCCACAACCCCTGTGAGAAGGACCTGCAGACAGACAGTGCtgcagaggagagcagcagccaggagacTGGCAAAG GTTTGGGTCCTAATTCTTCTTCTACTCCAGCACATGAAGTTGGCAGGAGGACCTCTGTGCTCTTCTCCAAGAAGAACCCTAAAACTGCAGGCCCTCCAAAACGTCCAGGACGCCCCCCGAAGAATCGAGACAGCCAGATCACTCCTGGGCATGGGAGCAGCCCCATTGGGCCCCCTCAGCTGCCAATAATGGGGTCCTCCCAGCGACAGAGGAAGAGAGGGCGAAGCCCAcgccccagctccagctcggATAGTGACAGTGACAAGTCCACAGAGGACGCTACCATGG ACCTGCCAGCCAACGGTTTCAGCAGTGGGAATCAGCCTGTGAAGAAGAGCTTCCTGGTGTACCGCAATGATTGCAATCTTCCCCGGAGCAGCTCCGACTCGgagtccagcagcagcagcagcagcagcgctgcTTCAGACCGCACGAG CACAACGCCCTCCaagcagggcagagggaaaCCCTCCTTCTCCCGAGTGAACTTCCCAGAGGACAGCAGTGAGGACACATCAGGGACGGAGAACGAGTCCTACTCCGTGGGCACGGGACGAG TGGTGCGTAAGGGCATGGGGCGTGGCACAGGGTGGCTGTCTGAGGATGAGGATTCTTCCCTGGATGCCCTGGACCTGGTGTGGGCTAAGTGCCGGGGTTACCCCTCCTACCCGGCGTTG ATCATTGATCCCAAGATGCCGCGGGAAGGCATGTTCCAccatggtgtccccatccccgtgcCCCCCTTGGAGGTGCTGAAGCTGGGGGAGCAGATGACTCAGGAAGCACGCGAGCACCTCTACCTTGTCCTCTTCTTTGACAACAAGCGCACTTG GTGGCCCCCCGCTCTCCGCAGGCAGTGGTTGCCCCGGACAAAGCTGGTGCCTCTGGGAGTGAACCAGGACCTGGACAAAGAGAAGATGCTGGAGGGCCGCAAGTCCAACATCCGCAAGTCGGTGCAGATCGCCTACCACCGCGCCATGCAGCACCGCAACAAGGTGCAGGGCGAGCAGAGCAGCGACTCCAGCGAGAGCGACTGA